The Anaerotignum propionicum DSM 1682 sequence CTTTTCTTGTGCAAAATAATAAAGGGCGAATAATAAACTCTCTTACAGGGCGTATGCCTGTTAATCCCGAAACACCTGCTCCACGGCAAAGGCGCATTAATACGGTTTCGCCTTGGTCATTTTTGTTGTGGGCGACGGCAATCATGCCTCCCTGTCTTTCCTGCTCAAAAGCCTCATACCGCAACAGTCGACCAGCTTCCTCCGTTCCCAATCGGCGGGCTTTGGCTTCTTTTGACACATCAAAATAATAAACCTTGCAGGGAATTTTCCATTCTTGACAAATCTCCTGTACAAAGTTTCTGTCTCTATCAGCTTCTTCTCCCCGCAAACCATGATGCACATGGACAGCGGTAATGCTCCAGCCTTGCTCACCGGCAAACCCATTTAATAAGTGCAGTAATGCCATAGAATCCGCACCACCGGAAACCCCTACCACAATATGAGCGCCTTGTGGGCACATATGATATTTTTCAATGGTCTGCCAAACCTTACTTTGCATATGCAACGCTCCAATTCAAAACTATTGCTATTATGAGCCCCTATATCAAGGGGAAACTAATCTATGAAATATACCTTGTAATTCTTGTATCAAAAACAAATATGTATTCACTTTACACGAAATTTTATGTAATAGCAATATCCACACGATAGATTACACAATTCTTCTATTGCAATCATCAATCAAAAAAGAACCTTCCCAGCTTTTTAAGCTAAGGAAGGTTCTGCATCTTCTTTGATGCCCATTTCTGTTTACCTATCTTCTCCCATTTCTCCTTCATATCTATACCAAGCTACAGCCATTTTTATGCAGTTTTCCTCTTTTTCCAAAAGCGCCCTGCAACCACAGTCATATCATCCTTCGGGACATCCTTTATTTCTTTTTGAGCTTCTTTGAGAATATAATCCGCCGCATCCTGAGGATTTGAGAGAGCCATACTCTCCAATTTATCTTTTAACCATCCTCCTGCAATATTTTCCCCACCCAAAGCCTCCGTGATGCCATCGCTGAGCAAAAATACCATATCCCCATCCTTTAATAGCATTTCATTTTTTACAATCTGAACTTGCTGTAATATTCCTGCCGGTAAGGTGTGGGAGGTGATTGTTAAAATACGTCCGCCACGACTTATATAAGATGAAACTGCACCAAGCTTTATAAATTCCGCTCGTCCATCAAATAAGTCCACAGCACAAATGTCCAGGGTCGCATAGGTTTCTGCTCCCTTTCGTAACAGCAAGGCGGAATTAATCATTTTCACCGCTAAATCCCGTTCAAACCCCGCTTCTGTAAATTGCTCTAAGAGCTCAATGGCAGTTCGACTTTCCTCAGCAGCACCCTTGCCTTGTCCCATGCCGTCAGACAGTGCCATCATGGCAATTCCCTTATCCGTTTCCAAAAATGCCGTGCTATCTCCAATGGGTTGATCCTCTTCGGCTGAAGAAAAGGCAGTTGCCGTTGTCAAACTAAAAGAGGGTACTTCCACAAAGCAAAGGGTACAAATACCGTCTTTCTGGCAATGACAGGTATTTGGCTCCTTTAAAATCATGGGACGATTCATGGTACGTTTCACTAATGGCAATAGCTTGCTTTTGCAAACACCCCGACAACCGCATCCACGAAAGGAAAGTTGAACCTGTCTGCCATATCGATTCTTCTCTTCCACGACACGCGCATCCCGTAAGCGAATGCCCTCTTTTGCACATTCCTCCTTCAACAATTGCGCTGCCTGCTCCAAAAAGACGCAACCTACTTCAAGCTGACCGGAAAGACCCATTAAAATATCGCTTACCGCTGTCATTTGCTGGCTGACCAGCTCCCTGCACTCTGCTAAGCGCCCCAGCCAAAGGCGATCTCTACGGTAACCCTCATAGGATTGGTTTACCGCATCCACAAAAGTTTCTTTTCTAGCACACATCTGACAAAAATAATCAGGAAGCTGTGCCGATGTAATGTGCCCCCGTTCCTCACAATAGGACAATGCAGAGAATGTCATGCTATATGTACGATATAACTCCTCATTCCAGCAATAATGAGCCATACCGCATCCCTGACAAGCTTTTTCCGCAATGGAGTCCACCAATTTAGAAACATCCTTCTTATCCTGTACTTCCTCCTGTTGAACAAAAGTCTTTGATAAAGCCGCAAAGGCCTGAGAAAAACCAAGCAGTCGCTCTTCCAGCAGTTCTTTCTTTCTGATGTATTTGTCTTTGCTTCCCTCCTGCTCACGTAAACCGCCTGATAACCAAACGAGACAGCTTTTTGGAGTAAGTAAAAATGTGGTGGCTCCTAATGCCCACCCCGCTGCCCATAAAGGCACGATTAAAGAAGCATCCGTATAAAACAAAAACAGCAAAGGAGATAAAATCAGCGCAAGCACCAGGGGAAACCTACCAATATCCTTCAGGCACCCTGCAATCAGCCCGCTAACACCAAGAACCGTAAAAAGCAACAAATCAATACCTCCACAAAGATAAAGCAAAAAACCAAACAGCGTCCCTGCTGCGGCTCCGCCTCCCATTCCATCACGCCATGCACAGGCGGCTAAAAAGAACGCTATAAAAAACGGAAGCAGACCTTGTCGTAAATATGGCATCTCCATACCCGAAAGACCGGCTAAGGCTCCCCCTAAGAGCAGTACCATCCCTAAGGTTTCCTCTCTACTAGGCACCGGAACTCGCCTTTTCTCCCATAAAAACATAGCTCCCTTTTGTGCCAATAAAGAAATTCCAATGACCAGAGCACTTTCCACACCGGCGACAACATAATAAAATGTCAAACCACCTTTACTGATTGCATAAAAAACACCGGCCAACGCCATGGCAAAAGCGCCAAGAATAGCTTTTTTCAGCATTTCCTCCCGCTCTGTAAATCTTCCCAAGGTCAACTGAATCGCACATGCGGCCGCCAGTGCTGCCCCTGCCTTCAAAGGCATATCCACAATACAGGCCGCTGCCACAGATATCAATGCGCCCCAGAATAAAATTCCTTCGCCAAAAAACAAAGAAATATATGCTATGCCCATGGGGCGTAAAAACTGCAGCATTTCTGCTTTACCCCAGCAAACACCCATTCCACATAAGAGCGCAAACTTTAAAATATCTTTGCCACAAATCAGCTTTGGCGTTTTCTCCCCATAAAGTGGCAACTCAGGGGTTACCCCAGAGCCCTGTCCTACTTGTTCTAAGATGATTTCTGTTTTTTCCATGCGTCTTCCCTCCATATTCCTTATTGTAGGAAAATATGACTGCTTTTTTTGTCATTTGCTGGAGGTATCGTATAGTTTATTTCGGCAAATTCTTTTATAATATTCCTCTATCTAGAAATCGGCCAGGTCAACGCGTTGAAAACATATAAAAAAGGATTTGCCGTCCATAGACTACAAATCCTTTCTGTTAAGATTCTGTAAAAATGAAGTTCCACTGCTATTTATTGGTCTTCCGCAGTTATCTTTGTTACTTTATCTTTGCTGTTGACTTTTAAGGTAACATAACAAGTATTTCCCTTGTCCTCACAGTCCTCAAGAAGATTTTTCAACCCTCTCAAACTATCACTGTAGTTACTCGAATCATATCTTCTGCCCAAGTTATAAGAAATGGTAACATCAGAATCTACAGACCATGTATATCTATTTCCAGATTTGTCTTTTATTTCAATCTTGTCACTGGAAGTAGAAACACTGTATAACTTTCCTTCTTTCGGTCTATCTTCACTCTCATCACCATTCACAATTTTTGCAACAACCTTTGTAACTTCATCCTTGGAATTGAAATAAAGGGTAACGGTAATACTCTCATCCCTGTAGAGATTATCCAATGCCGAGATAAGCTTATCCACACTGCTGCTTTTACCATCCAGTGTAACCGTTGGTTCACCCGAAGTAAAATTATATTCCTTGGTTTTAGAATCAATCCTCGCTCTAATGGACCATCTATCAAGGCTACTTAGTGTTCCTTTTTTGGTCTCGCTGGAGCTCTCATCCTCTGTAGTTGCCACAACCTTTGTAACCTTGTCTTTGCTGTTCAACGTCAAGGTAACGGTAATCTTCTCTTTGTAGTTCTTTGCAGTTTCGTTTTCACTATCCAATTTAGAAGCCGTTGTGGTACTGCCATTTAACGTAATCTTCACATCCTCATCCAAATCATAGGTATAATTTACGTCGCCGGCAGTGATAGCAATCTGATCCCTTTTCGTCTCAACATATCTTAACGTACCCTTTGTTGCCGCGGTATTTTTACCTACAATATCAGTAACCTCGCCTTTGCTGTTAAAGGTCAACTCCACAGTATAGGTATAGTCCTTATAACTGCTTCTCAAAGAGGATAGCGTTACTGATTTATTGTCAATCTTTATTGTGGGATCCTTCAAATCATATTCGTAGCTCTTACCGTCAACAGTAATTTTGATTGTAGAAGAAGATACTTCTTTTAAAGTACCTTTTGACAAACCAGAATTCTTAGAAGTTACGGAAATTTTCGTAACCGAATCATATCTGTCTAAGGTTAAAGCCACAGAATAAGGTGTACTGTCATATTTTTCAGTTAACGTGGACAGTTTACTGCTCTTTCCGTCTATCTCAACCTCCACATCCGGATCAAGATAGTAGCTATAGGTTTTACCGGCAGCCTTCAAATCAAGACGACGGCTGTTAATAAACGATAAGGTTCCATGGGTTTCATCTTCCATGAAGTCTATCGTAATCGTTGTAACATAACCCTTGCTATCCAGCTTTAGGGTTACTGTATAGTTATTGCTTTTATACTCGTCTAACAATGTAGAGAAACGCACTGTTTTTCCATCATATTTTATTGTTACATCCGCATCAGAAAGAGGATATTCGTAGTCTTTGCTACCCACCTGGATCCTTAGCTTTGAATTGCTCATATAGGTCAATTTGCCAGCCAGAGGGTTGTTTTTGCTGCTCATAGCCTCAATTTTTGTAACCTCATTTAATTTATCAAAGGTAAGTGTTACGGTATAATCATAGTCTTCCATTTCACTCATTAATTTAGAAACGGAGGACTTACTTCCGCCAATTGTTACACTAACACTATCTGACAAACGGAAAGAGGTTTCGTTGCTGCCATCTTTCACAGTAATTTTACTACTGGTTAATTTCTTCAAAGGAAAAACCTTTGTAGAAATGATTCCTGCCTTGGATTTATTGATGACTACCGTACTGATATCTGTATTTGCATATGTAACCGTAACGGTATCCCCGTTGCCGATATCTTTCAGCGCTACGGTTTCATTTTCAAAAGTTACCTTTACGGAAGACTTCTTTCCAAAAAGATTCACCCCTGAACCATTATCCGTTGCCACACTTAAGAAAACATCCCCATTGGACAACACCATACTGTTTACAACAGTTCCGCTTACAGTGCCCGAGGTGGGTGCTGTGGGCGTAGTTGGTGTAGTGGGTGTGGTTGGTGTTTGTGACTTAGAATCATTTAAGAAATTATAAGTTTTAACTGACAACACAGCCATTTCGGAACGGTTGATTTTTGCACTGGGATTAAATTTATTATTGGGATCCCCAACCATAAGGTTCTTACTGTTTAAAAGGGCCAAATAAGGTACAGCGTCACTTGAAATTTTGCTACTGTCTTTATAAGACAGTGTTGCGCTGTTGTTTGCTGTATAAATTGTGGCCAGTGCCTTACCGAACATCAAGCCTACCTCTTCTCTGGTGGCATTCTGTGTTCCATTTTTCAATTTCACCAAGTCACTGTTTTCAATGATTTTATTTTCCAGCACATAAGCTGTGGCGCTATAAGCCCATGTGGGAATATTATAGGCACTCATTACCGTAGACCATTTTGTTACAGTGTCAGATGAAACATCCTGCTTGGTGTATACCTTCATAATAGAATAAATCATCTGCACAGATTCGCACAAAGTCACGTTATTTCTTGGCTTAGCATACTTCTTACCATTTTCTGTATAACCATTCATTAATCCCAAGGATTGGGCTTGATTAATAAATTGTGCCGCCCCGGACCAAGGTACTTTATTTATATCCGCAAAGTTAGCGGCAAAGGCTGTTACGCCCATATTTCCAAAAGTGAACATTGCGGCCAATGTAACCGCTAAAAATCTTTTCATAAGTAAATGCCCCCATTCAACTTATATTCATTAAAAACGTACAAGTAAAAGATACTTATACTATAGTTACCAAATTTACTATATCATAGAAAAATTGAAAAATCTTTTCAAAAATATTAATCTTACTAAAATTTTCTCCTTTTTATTCAGGTTTTTGGTGCAACCATCCAAAATATTCCAACTTTTTTACATCATATTTCTTCTTATTCTGTTGCACACGGCAATTGGGTTTCATAATCAAATCGTAAATTGTCCCCAGCATTACCTTCCCAGAGGTAATATAACAATTTTCATAATCGGATATTTCGAAGCTATCATCATGAAATCTGCCTCTCACACCTGAAAACCCAAATTGTATTGTGGGAATCAG is a genomic window containing:
- the spoIIE gene encoding stage II sporulation protein E, whose product is MEKTEIILEQVGQGSGVTPELPLYGEKTPKLICGKDILKFALLCGMGVCWGKAEMLQFLRPMGIAYISLFFGEGILFWGALISVAAACIVDMPLKAGAALAAACAIQLTLGRFTEREEMLKKAILGAFAMALAGVFYAISKGGLTFYYVVAGVESALVIGISLLAQKGAMFLWEKRRVPVPSREETLGMVLLLGGALAGLSGMEMPYLRQGLLPFFIAFFLAACAWRDGMGGGAAAGTLFGFLLYLCGGIDLLLFTVLGVSGLIAGCLKDIGRFPLVLALILSPLLFLFYTDASLIVPLWAAGWALGATTFLLTPKSCLVWLSGGLREQEGSKDKYIRKKELLEERLLGFSQAFAALSKTFVQQEEVQDKKDVSKLVDSIAEKACQGCGMAHYCWNEELYRTYSMTFSALSYCEERGHITSAQLPDYFCQMCARKETFVDAVNQSYEGYRRDRLWLGRLAECRELVSQQMTAVSDILMGLSGQLEVGCVFLEQAAQLLKEECAKEGIRLRDARVVEEKNRYGRQVQLSFRGCGCRGVCKSKLLPLVKRTMNRPMILKEPNTCHCQKDGICTLCFVEVPSFSLTTATAFSSAEEDQPIGDSTAFLETDKGIAMMALSDGMGQGKGAAEESRTAIELLEQFTEAGFERDLAVKMINSALLLRKGAETYATLDICAVDLFDGRAEFIKLGAVSSYISRGGRILTITSHTLPAGILQQVQIVKNEMLLKDGDMVFLLSDGITEALGGENIAGGWLKDKLESMALSNPQDAADYILKEAQKEIKDVPKDDMTVVAGRFWKKRKTA
- a CDS encoding S-layer homology domain-containing protein, with translation MKRFLAVTLAAMFTFGNMGVTAFAANFADINKVPWSGAAQFINQAQSLGLMNGYTENGKKYAKPRNNVTLCESVQMIYSIMKVYTKQDVSSDTVTKWSTVMSAYNIPTWAYSATAYVLENKIIENSDLVKLKNGTQNATREEVGLMFGKALATIYTANNSATLSYKDSSKISSDAVPYLALLNSKNLMVGDPNNKFNPSAKINRSEMAVLSVKTYNFLNDSKSQTPTTPTTPTTPTAPTSGTVSGTVVNSMVLSNGDVFLSVATDNGSGVNLFGKKSSVKVTFENETVALKDIGNGDTVTVTYANTDISTVVINKSKAGIISTKVFPLKKLTSSKITVKDGSNETSFRLSDSVSVTIGGSKSSVSKLMSEMEDYDYTVTLTFDKLNEVTKIEAMSSKNNPLAGKLTYMSNSKLRIQVGSKDYEYPLSDADVTIKYDGKTVRFSTLLDEYKSNNYTVTLKLDSKGYVTTITIDFMEDETHGTLSFINSRRLDLKAAGKTYSYYLDPDVEVEIDGKSSKLSTLTEKYDSTPYSVALTLDRYDSVTKISVTSKNSGLSKGTLKEVSSSTIKITVDGKSYEYDLKDPTIKIDNKSVTLSSLRSSYKDYTYTVELTFNSKGEVTDIVGKNTAATKGTLRYVETKRDQIAITAGDVNYTYDLDEDVKITLNGSTTTASKLDSENETAKNYKEKITVTLTLNSKDKVTKVVATTEDESSSETKKGTLSSLDRWSIRARIDSKTKEYNFTSGEPTVTLDGKSSSVDKLISALDNLYRDESITVTLYFNSKDEVTKVVAKIVNGDESEDRPKEGKLYSVSTSSDKIEIKDKSGNRYTWSVDSDVTISYNLGRRYDSSNYSDSLRGLKNLLEDCEDKGNTCYVTLKVNSKDKVTKITAEDQ